The genomic region CTCTTGGGCATGTGAATGGTGCTGTTGTGAACATAGGTGTTCATTAGCTATTTTCTaacaaacaaatctttttttcttcttctagcaCTTGATGgtttaatcttttatatttaagtctctgATCCATTGGAAAGTATTTTGGGTTATGGTATGAAGAGTAGATCCAACTTTATTCCCACCCCCACACATGGTCTTGTTTTAACATCGTGTATTAGAAGTTCATTGTTTCCCAGTGACTTGAGATGTCACCGTTGCCATATATTAAAGTGAACTTTGAATGGAATTTCAATTCTTTCCCTTTGGGCAGCCTGAGCTGCACACACCAGTGGCACGGGGTTTTAGAGTATACCTTAATATCTGCTGCGGAGTCCCTGCAATGTGGGGAATAGAGAGCTTGCTCTGGGAGACAACTGGCACTCCCCAAAGCTGTGGTGGAGGGGAGGTGGATGGGAAATGGGTGGGGTAGAGGCAGAGAGTAGCTCATCCTGTCCCCCAAGATGAATTGTGGGAGGTTTGTTTGTCTTGGGGAAAAGACCCTACCCTATTTTCCTTGAGGAGCTCAGACTCAGTCCTGGATACATTTGTTTTGTAGAGAATGATGTTTAATAATATGAGAAATCGAGAAATTGGTGATTTCCACTGTAGACATGGACATTTATTAAGACTCTGGCAAACCCCCTCTGCCCTGGAGAAGAACAATCAGTTACAGAGGATATTCGTTTGATCACTGCTGTTTGAAGCGTCTCATTGTTCTATTTATCCAGGGCAGGAAGCTGGAAACCCTGGTGAAGACTTCTGGAGGAGTCCCAGTACCATCTCCATAGGAGACAATGCCTTGGACCACACTGTTACACACAAAGGGGCCTCCAGAGTCCCCCTGTAGATGATGAAAAGAACAGACACTAGCCAGGCTTCAGCACTTTATACCTCCCATTCTTAGTACCCTAAGGCCCAGCCCTCAGAGAGAGTATAATGATGGGGTGCAGAAGTCAAGCTCTCAGGTCTCTCTCTGGTTGGGCTTCAACCCTGGTTATGATTAACCCAAGTCAAGCTCCCATTCCCCTCCCCATGAGAACACTGTACGTGTATGTGTTGTGGTCTggtgctcctccccttccctcagaGACTGGATAGACGAGAAAAGCCCCACTTTACTATGGTCTGGGCCCCAGATGAGGCCCTGGGGATGTAGTCTGTTCCCACTGCCCATTTCTTCCCAGTCCCCTCTGTCTCAGGTAGTTTGCAGATGCCCGTGGCCTTACCCGGAAGGcagcctttctctccctctggtcTCCTATACAAATCTCTGTTTGGGCTTTGTAGACGTTACCAAAGCGACCGCTGCAGCTCTGATCCGTCTGCACTCTCAGCTGCACATCCCGGAGGATGTCTGATCCTCCTCTGCTCTGGCCGACCCGGCCCCAGCCAGCCACAGTGCACAAGGCTCCTGGTCTCAGCCTGGCCTGGGACCTAGGCAGAGCCACTGGCCTCACAAATCGATTCAGTCTGGCTCTATTTTGCAGCTGGCAGGAAGAGTGCAGGCACTCAGGGAATGTGTATGTGGCACTCCCATTTCCCCACCACCCCCCAGACTCTGCCCTGCTTCCTCCTCCATGGTCCCAGGACAAGGAGAAGCTCCCATACTGGAAGGAATTCAGCTGAGGGGGAGAACCAATCAGGCAGGTGGTACCTTCAGTAACATGATGTCGTTCAGGAGGTTCTCCTCGCTATATCCAGGGTGGCGGATGGCTCTGAGCACAGGTATGTGCTGTTGGGTTCTTTCCTGCCTGCTGACGTTGTGGGCTCCCAGGATGACATTGATAG from Saccopteryx leptura isolate mSacLep1 chromosome 6, mSacLep1_pri_phased_curated, whole genome shotgun sequence harbors:
- the LOC136376151 gene encoding cathepsin G-like, with the protein product MQPLLLLVAFLLPPRCGAGEIIGGQEARPHSHPYMAYLQIQTAGQQGVCGGFLVREDFVMTAAHCLGRTINVILGAHNVSRQERTQQHIPVLRAIRHPGYSEENLLNDIMLLKLQNRARLNRFVRPVALPRSQARLRPGALCTVAGWGRVGQSRGGSDILRDVQLRVQTDQSCSGRFGNVYKAQTEICIGDQRERKAAFRGDSGGPFVCNSVVQGIVSYGDGTGTPPEVFTRVSSFLPWINRTMRRFKQQ